In Grus americana isolate bGruAme1 chromosome 4, bGruAme1.mat, whole genome shotgun sequence, one genomic interval encodes:
- the GFRA4 gene encoding GDNF family receptor alpha-4: protein MRGILYFCTLILLEGMAEAVSSSRDCLQAGESCTNDPICSAKFRTLRQCIAGNGANKLGPDAKNQCRSTVTALLSSQLYGCKCKRGMKKEKHCLSVYWSIHHTLMEGMNVLESSPYEPFIRGFDYVRLASITAGSENEVTQVNRCLDAAKACNVDEMCQRLRTEYVSFCIRRLARADTCNRSKCHKALRKFFDRVPPEYTHELLFCPCDDTACAERRRQTIVPACSYESKEKPNCLAPLDSCRENYVCRSRYAEFQFNCQPSLQAASGCRRDSYAACLLAYTGIIGSPITPNYIDNSTSNIAPWCTCNASGNRQEECESFLHLFTDNICLQNAILAFGNGTYLNAAVAPSIPPTTQMYKQEQNANRAVATLRENIFEHLQPTKVAGEERLLRGSTRLSSGTSSPAAPSRWAASPLQMWFLLALAVLSLSVM, encoded by the exons AAGGTATGGCGGAAGCTGTCAGCTCGAGCAGGGACTGCCTTCAAGCAGGCGAGTCCTGTACCAACGACCCCATCTGCAGTGCCAAATTCAGGACCCTCCGGCAATGCATCGCAGGCAATGGAGCCAACAAGCTGGGCCCCGATGCCAAGAACCAGTGCCGGAGCACCGTGACAGCCTTGCTGTCCAGCCAGCTGTATGGCTGCAAGTGCAAGCGAGGcatgaaaaaggagaagcacTGCTTGAGCGTCTACTGGAGCATCCACCACACATTGATGGAAG GCATGAATGTACTGGAGAGTTCCCCTTACGAGCCATTCATCAGAGGCTTTGATTACGTCCGGCTGGCATCCATCACCGCAG GGTCTGAAAACGAGGTGACCCAGGTCAACCGGTGCCTGGATGCCGCCAAAGCCTGCAACGTGGATGAGATGTGCCAGCGGCTGCGGACAGAGTACGTCTCCTTCTGCATCCGTCGCCTGGCCCGGGCTGACACCTGCAACCGCTCCAAGTGCCACAAGGCTCTGCGCAAGTTCTTCGACCGCGTGCCGCCGGAGTACACCCATGAGCTGCTCTTCTGCCCTTGCGATGACACGGCCTGTGCCGAACGCCGGCGGCAGACCATCGTTCCTGCCTGCTCCTATGAGTCCAAGGAGAAGCCCAATTGCCTGGCGCCTCTGGACTCCTGCCGGGAGAACTACGTCTGCAG GTCACGCTACGCAGAGTTCCAGTTTAATTGCCAGCCATCCCTGCAGGCTGCGAGCGGCTGCCGGAGGGACAGCTATGCTGCCTGTCTGCTGGCGTATACAGGGATCATAG GCAGCCCCATCACACCCAACTACATTGACAACTCAACTTCCAACATAGCTCCCTGGTGCACGTGCAACGCCAGCGGCAACCGGCAGGAAGAGTGTGAGAGCTTTCTGCATCTCTTCACCGACAATATCTGTCTCC AAAATGCCATTCTGGCCTTTGGCAATGGGACCTACCTGAATGCAGCTGTGGCCCCATCTATCCCCCCCACCACACAGATGTACAAGCAGGAGCAAAATGCCAACAGAGCCGTGGCAACCCTCAGAGAGAACATCTTCGAGCATCTGCAGCCCACCAAG GTGGCTGGAGAGGAGAGACTTCTGCGGGGCTCAACTCGTCTGTCATCAGGGACCTCCAGCCCGGCAGCTCCTTCCCGCTGGGCAGCCTCTCCACTGCAGATGTGGTTTCTCCTTGCTCTTGCTGTGCTGAGCCTCTCCGTGATGTGA